AGCGTGTATCGGCTGTTCGTTGGGGAGTAACCATCAGTTTACTATGGGCTTGGATTTTGACGATACCTGTCAGCGCGGTGCTTGGTGGCCTGACATTAGCTGTTATCCATTATATTCTGTAGCAAATTACCTACAGCACCACCCGTTTTATTGTTAAATAATAAAGATTTAACAAAAAATTTGCGTGCTATATAGTTTATAAGTATTTTTACGCGTCAAAACTGAGGTTTTAAGTGTATAAAATCAGGGTTTTACCAGTTAACATTTTTTGGCATCGTTATTGTTAAGTTTTGTTAAATTGATTTTACAACTAGAAACAATTAAAAATTTTAATAACCTTAAAAAAAAGAGTATGAACTATTCTACAATTAAAAAAACAGCTGTTGCAGCTTCTTTAGTAGCCGCTTTAGGTTTCGCAGAGACTGCACAAGCACAAACCCCAACTGTATTTGGTGGTAGATCACAATACAGAACTTGGTCAATCGGTGTTCAAGGTGGTATCACTACTCCTAACACAATCTTAGGTGGACAAAACGGTTTCGGTCAAAAAGTTGGTTACTTCCAAAATAAAGTTGGTGAGTACTACGGTTTAACTATCCGTAAACAATTCTCTCACTTATTCGGATTAGAATTAGAAGGTAACCGTGGTCGTATCAAAACTTACAACCATGAATTAGCTGCTAACGGTGGTGTTGAAAATTCATTAGGAGCTAAGTCAGCTGAAACTTCAGTAAACTGGGCTGCTAGCTTAAATGGTGTATTCCAATTAGGTACTATCGACTTCATGAGAAGAGAAAACGCTGTTAACTTCTACGCTAAAGTTGGTTTAGGTGTTATGGCTCACAACCCGGTTCAATTCGCTAACAACGACTTCACAGGTAACGAAGTTTACAACAACAAAGGAAATTGGGGTGAAGAAGTTTTCGGAGATCGCGAGGCTACAGGTGACCGTGACAACCGCTTAACAGGATTTATTCCAGTTGGTGTAGGTGTTAAATTTAAATTATCTGAAGTTGTTGCCTTGAACTTAGGTTACACAATGAACTTCACTGACGATAACTTATTATACGGTCCAGTTCGTTACGACGGAAAACAAAAATTCTCTAACGTATACGGTGGTTTAGAGTTCACTCTAGGTTCACGTGATAAAGAAAGCTTAACTTTCACAAACCCAGTTGCTACTTTATATGATGAGTTAAAAGATCCTTCATTACGTAACGAAGTTGAAGCATTGAAACAACGCGTATCTACTTTAGAAGGTACTGTTGATCAATTAAGCAAAGACTCTGATGGTGACGGTGTATCTGATAAATTTGACAAATGTCCAGGAACTCCTGCAGGTACTGTAGTTGACGGTTCAGGATGTCCAATCAAATTCCCAGAAGCACAACAATTAACTGAGACTGGTTCAGGTTACTACGCTCCAATTCAATTCGAATTTGATAGCTCAGTATTGAAAACTGAATCTTACTCAACTTTAGATAAATTAGCTAAAGAATTGCGTGACAACAACGCATCTGTAACTTTAGACGGTTATGCGTCTGCAGAAGGTACTGAAGCTTACAACTTAAATTTATCTAAAGACCGTGCTAATGCAGTAAAACAATACTTAGTTAACGCTGGAGTATCTGCATCAAGCATCACAGCTAACGGTAATGGCGAGTCTAACCCAGTAGCATCAAATGATACTGAAGAAGGTCGTGTTCAAAACCGTCGTGTTGAGATCAAAAAATAATTGTTAATAACAGTTATTAGACGATAAAGAAAGCCGATCCTTTTGGATCGGCTTTTCTATTTTACACACATTTAACAATTATAAGATTACCTTTGCTAGCTAATTAGGTCCAATGTGTGTGGATATGTTGAAAATAATTTAAACCATTGATGTTAAAAAACATTATTTTCATCATAGATTAGTGGTAATTGGTTGAATAATATAAAGAGAGGAGTATAATGGAAGAAGATTTTGAATTTGGATCACCAGAAGAACAAAAGATCTCTGTTGATCGTTATGAAGAAATGCTGCGGAATGAGGACCAATATTTTTTCGACGCAAAAGCATTTGAAAGCATCATCGACTATTATATCACTAAAAATGATCCAATAAAAGCCCTACAGGTAGTAGAATTTGCCGCTGCACAACATCCATTCGAAACGATGTTCTTATTGAAAAAGGCGCAACTTCTTGCCAGTACGATGCAGTTCGAACCGGCATTGGAAGCACTATCAAAGGCAGAATTGTTGGAACCATCAGAATCAGACATCTATTTAATTAGAGGCACGATTCTGTCATCTTTACAAGATCATAGTCTTGCTGAAGAGAATTTTTTTAAAGCGCTAGAATTAAGCGATAGTCCTGATGAGATCTATTATCAAATTGCTGGTTTATACCAAATGCAAGGGTCTTACCAAAAGGCTATTGATTACCTTCAAAAATGTCTAGCATTAAATCATGAAAACCAAGATGCATTATACGAAATCGCATTTTGTTATGATGTCTTAGAGAAACAGGAAGAGAGCGTTGCGTTTTACAACAAGTACATCGACTCAGATCCCTATTCATTTACAGCGTGGTATAACTTGGGAAATGCTTACCACAAGTTAGAGCAATTCGATGCAGCTATCGATGCATACGATTATTCTATTTTGATTAAGGATAATTTCTCATCAGCCTATTTTAATAAAGGGAATGCCCTAGTAAATTTGGATCGATATCATGAAGCAATCGATGTGTACAAGCAAACTTTTGAGTATGAACCTCCTACCGCAGACACTTATTGTGCAATCGGAGAATGCTACGAAAAGCTTGAACGTATGGATGAAGCACGCCAATATTACAAAAAGGCCGTAAAGCTAGATGCGAATCAAAGCGATGCATGGTTTGGAATTGGAGTTACTTTAGATTTTGAAGAGCGATACTTTGAATCTTTGCATTTCTATAAGAAAGCTTTAGAAATCGATGATGAGAATCCTGATTATTGGTTTGCGATCGCAGATGCGCGCTATAAATTAAAGCAGTTTGATGAATCGATAGAGGCTTATTCTAAAGTTGTGGAGTTGAATAGCACTGACATCGAGGCTTGGTTGGATTACTCGTCGCTTTTGTATGAGCAGTCAAAGCTAAATGAAGCCATCGAGGTCATTTCCGAAGCTATTAAATGCAACCCCGATGAAGCATTATTGTATTATCGACTTGTTGCCTATCTATTTGCGGCGGGACAATACAACGAAGCTTTAAATTTTCTAGAGCTAGCCTTAGACAGCAATCCGGATAAACATCATATCTTGTTCGAGTATCTTCCGCAGCTGCAAGGAAATAAAGTAATCTTAGATATCATTAAGAAATTCACTGAAAAATAATGAAGAAACTAGGATTAATAGGATATCCACTCGGACATTCCTTTTCCAAGAAATATTATTTAGAAAAATTCAAGAATGAAAATATACAGGGTATAGATTACGATCTATACCCTATTTCTACTATTGAAGAATTCCCTGAATTATATACTACTGACTCCGCGTTTTATGGTGTCAATGTTACGATTCCCTATAAACAGGCCGTTATACCTTATTTGGATGAGCTCTCTCCAGAAGCAAAGGCAATCGGAGCTGTAAATTGTATTCAGATTATTCAAACGCCAGGTGAAGCGCCTTATTTGATCGGTCATAATACAGACGTTATTGGATTCATGAACTCCTTAGCGCCATTGCTGACTGAAGATCACAAACATGCTTTAATCCTCGGAAATGGAGGGGCAACAAAGGCTGTATGCTATGCATTGGAGAAACTGGGCATCGCTTATCAAATTGTTAGCCGTTCAAAGTCGGAAAAGAATATCACATACGAAGACTTAAACACTGATCTGATTCGGGCTCATAAGCTGATTATTAACTGTTCTCCGGTAGGAACTGCTCCGAATATCGAGCAGTGTCCGGATATTCCCTATGAAGGTATTGGCAATACCCATTTGCTATATGATCTCATTTACAATCCTACCGAAACACTTTTTCTAAAGAAAGGTAGAGAACGTGGGGCCGCAATAAAAAACGGCTTAGAAATGCTCATTCTACAGGCTGAGGAAAACTGGAAAATCTGGAACCGATGAGGTATGTATTTGCCATAATCCTTCTTCTCGCTATCGTCGGATGTCAACAGCAAGATTATAGCCCTAAGCCACGAGGCTTTTTCCGGATTGACTTTCCTACTAAGTCTTATCAGGAAGCACAAACTGGTTGTCCCTTTATCTTAGAAATACCCTCATACTCCCAAATGCTGGATGACCCAAATGAAGACGCCAAAGAATGTTGGAAAAATCTCTATTTCCCACAATTCAACGCGACTTTACATCTCAGTTATTTCCCGATAAATAAATCCACAAGCTTTCAACAACTAACGGAGGATGCGCGAACTTTCGCATTTAAACATACTACAAAAGCGACTGCAATAGACCAATCGCGTATAAGTATCCCAGAACATGAAGTTTATGGGATTCAATATTTAATAGGTGGAAACACAGCATCTAACTATCAATTTTTTGTTTCAGATAGCACAGAGCATTATCTTCGGGGTGCATTATATTTTAACGAAAAACCGCACCTAGACTCCATTCAACCCGTTCTTGAGTTCATCAAGTCTGATATAAAACATTTAATACATAGCGTAAAATGGAAATAATTTCTATTTTTGACCATGTTGCAAATCAAAACCTTTGTATTTAATCCCTACCAGGAGAACACATACCTCATCATTGATGAAAACAAGAATTGTATTATCGTTGATCCAGGTATGCATAATTATATTGAAGAGAAGCAGTTTTCGGATTATATAGCAGAACACAATTTAAAACCTATTTATTTAATCAATACCCATGGCCATATTGACCATGTTTTAGGAAACAAATATGTTGCTGACACTTATGGATTAACCCCTCAATTTCATGAAGGGGAGCTGCCTCTGGTTATACAGGTTCAAAATTATGCTCCACAGATGGGCATTCGTTATGAGCCATCTCCTATTCCGGCGACCTTTCTTACAGAGAATGATACGATTACAATTGGTGACGAG
The DNA window shown above is from Sphingobacterium hotanense and carries:
- a CDS encoding OmpA family protein, translating into MNYSTIKKTAVAASLVAALGFAETAQAQTPTVFGGRSQYRTWSIGVQGGITTPNTILGGQNGFGQKVGYFQNKVGEYYGLTIRKQFSHLFGLELEGNRGRIKTYNHELAANGGVENSLGAKSAETSVNWAASLNGVFQLGTIDFMRRENAVNFYAKVGLGVMAHNPVQFANNDFTGNEVYNNKGNWGEEVFGDREATGDRDNRLTGFIPVGVGVKFKLSEVVALNLGYTMNFTDDNLLYGPVRYDGKQKFSNVYGGLEFTLGSRDKESLTFTNPVATLYDELKDPSLRNEVEALKQRVSTLEGTVDQLSKDSDGDGVSDKFDKCPGTPAGTVVDGSGCPIKFPEAQQLTETGSGYYAPIQFEFDSSVLKTESYSTLDKLAKELRDNNASVTLDGYASAEGTEAYNLNLSKDRANAVKQYLVNAGVSASSITANGNGESNPVASNDTEEGRVQNRRVEIKK
- a CDS encoding tetratricopeptide repeat protein, whose translation is MEEDFEFGSPEEQKISVDRYEEMLRNEDQYFFDAKAFESIIDYYITKNDPIKALQVVEFAAAQHPFETMFLLKKAQLLASTMQFEPALEALSKAELLEPSESDIYLIRGTILSSLQDHSLAEENFFKALELSDSPDEIYYQIAGLYQMQGSYQKAIDYLQKCLALNHENQDALYEIAFCYDVLEKQEESVAFYNKYIDSDPYSFTAWYNLGNAYHKLEQFDAAIDAYDYSILIKDNFSSAYFNKGNALVNLDRYHEAIDVYKQTFEYEPPTADTYCAIGECYEKLERMDEARQYYKKAVKLDANQSDAWFGIGVTLDFEERYFESLHFYKKALEIDDENPDYWFAIADARYKLKQFDESIEAYSKVVELNSTDIEAWLDYSSLLYEQSKLNEAIEVISEAIKCNPDEALLYYRLVAYLFAAGQYNEALNFLELALDSNPDKHHILFEYLPQLQGNKVILDIIKKFTEK
- a CDS encoding shikimate dehydrogenase family protein, with the translated sequence MKKLGLIGYPLGHSFSKKYYLEKFKNENIQGIDYDLYPISTIEEFPELYTTDSAFYGVNVTIPYKQAVIPYLDELSPEAKAIGAVNCIQIIQTPGEAPYLIGHNTDVIGFMNSLAPLLTEDHKHALILGNGGATKAVCYALEKLGIAYQIVSRSKSEKNITYEDLNTDLIRAHKLIINCSPVGTAPNIEQCPDIPYEGIGNTHLLYDLIYNPTETLFLKKGRERGAAIKNGLEMLILQAEENWKIWNR
- the gldD gene encoding gliding motility lipoprotein GldD; amino-acid sequence: MRYVFAIILLLAIVGCQQQDYSPKPRGFFRIDFPTKSYQEAQTGCPFILEIPSYSQMLDDPNEDAKECWKNLYFPQFNATLHLSYFPINKSTSFQQLTEDARTFAFKHTTKATAIDQSRISIPEHEVYGIQYLIGGNTASNYQFFVSDSTEHYLRGALYFNEKPHLDSIQPVLEFIKSDIKHLIHSVKWK
- a CDS encoding MBL fold metallo-hydrolase; the encoded protein is MLQIKTFVFNPYQENTYLIIDENKNCIIVDPGMHNYIEEKQFSDYIAEHNLKPIYLINTHGHIDHVLGNKYVADTYGLTPQFHEGELPLVIQVQNYAPQMGIRYEPSPIPATFLTENDTITIGDETIRLILAPGHSPAHLCLYSESNNFLIGGDVLFKGSIGRTDLPGGNHQQLLNSIATNIYTLPEDTVVYPGHGPTTTIKEEKQSNPFIRG